The genomic window CAAGGATTCTCTCGTCGTGGTCGTGACCACGGCCTCACATCGAATTCTCATACTTGCGGATGCTCCAGCCGAACGGCAGCAGAGTCTGCGCGGGGAGGTGTCGGCGATCGACGTCGTCGTGGCCGGCCATCACGGCGCGCGCGACCAGAGCCGGGAACTAGCCGAGGATCTTAAGCCGAGTGTGAGCCTCTTTTCTGTGGGAAAGAATTCTTATGGCCATCCCACGCGCGAGGCGCTCGATATCTGGCACGCTCCAATCCAAGCCCGCACAGATCTGTGCGGCGAGATCGTGCTGACGGCGACGCAGGTCGTCACGGGATGTCGGACGGACGTGGAATAATGGCACGCATGGCAGACCTGAATCTTGCGCCTCTCGTTTTTATCGCCTCCGCCGAACCCGTGCTCGGGGATCGGGCGGTCGCCTCCGTACGCCGTCAGCTCAGGCAGATCGACCCGAATACGGACATCGTCGAGCTCGACGCTTCGACCTACCGCAGCGGAGAACTGCACGTGCTCTTGACCCCCTCGCTCTTCGGCGAGCCGCGTGCCGTCATCGTTCCTAACCTGGAACAGCTCAATGCCGTCTTTCAAGAGGAGATCCTGGTCTACATCCAGGCCCCGGAAACGAGCTCGGTTATGGTTCTTCGCCACAACGGCGGCCAGCGGGGCAAGAAAGTCATTGACGCCTTGAAGAAAGCTCGCGTGCCCAGCTACACCTTCGAAAAGGTTAAGTATCCCAACGATAAGGCAAAGGTAGTCATGCAGGATGTGCGCGAGGCCGGACGGAAGATGACCTCCGACGCCGTCGGTGCGCTCGTCGCCGCCCTTGGCTCCGATCTGCGTGAACTATTGGCTGCCGTCAACCAACTCATGGCAGACGTCGACGGCACGATCACTGAGGAAGACGTGCACACCTACTTTGCGGGTCGAGTCGAGGCCACGACGTTCAATGTGGCCGACGCCGTCGTGGCGGGTCGATCAGGCAAAGCCGTGGAGCTCGCCCGGCATGCGATTGCCACGGGCAATTCGCCTGTGGCAATCGTCGCAGCGATCGCGATGAAGCTACGCGCCATGGCGCAAGTCCTCGGCGCACGTTCGACCAAGGGCCGGCCCGTCCCGAAGTTGAACGAGTGGCAGGCCAACCGCGCCAAACAGGATTTGCGCGGCTGGTCGGGGCGCACTCTGGCGCGCGCCATCCAGATCACCGCGAGCGCTGATGCTGAGGTCAAGGGCCTCTCGCGAGATGCAGAATATGCGCTAGAGCGAGCGATTGTGGGCATCTGCGAGCTGCGCGGGAAATGACAGCTCTAAATAGCGGGTAACACTACTGTGGACACCTGCACAGCAGGCCGCTCGCCGGGATATGCTTAAAGGAGTTTGAAAACATGACAGGCAAACTAACAAAGGAGTGAAGTTGCGTATTGGTGTACCACGTGAGTCTGGTGGTCAGACTCTGGTCGCCGCTACTCCGGACACAGTAGGGAAGCTTTCTAAGCTAGGCTATGAGGTCGTCGTCGAACACGACGCCGGCAGCGCGGCCAGTTTCCCGGACTCGCTGTATGAAAGTGCCGGGGCGCGGATAGTTAGCAAAGAAGAGGCATGGGACGCAGATATCGTCACGGCACTGGATGCCCCCGCTTTGGCGGATCTCGATCTCATGAGGTCGGGCGCGACGTTGATCTCGCGTATGGCTCCAGGTCGAAACCCGGATATCCTTCAGGCGCTTTCTAGCAGGTCAATCACCGGCTTGGCGATGGACATGGTTCCGCGTATTTCGCGTGCCCAGTCCATGGACGTCCTGTCCTCGCAAGCCAACGTGGCCGGTTATCGCGCCGTGATTGAGGCCGCCCACCACTTTGGCAGGCTATTTTCTGGTCAGGTGACGGCGGCCGGTAAGGTCGCCCCGGCGAACGTCTACGTGATCGGCGCCGGCGTCGCTGGGCTTGCCGCGATCGGTACGGCGAACTCGATGGGCGCCGTCGTGAAAGCTACCGACGTGCGTCCGGAGACTGCCGAGCAGGTTGAGTCGATGGGGGCAGGCTTCGTGGCGATCCCCGTCGCCGCTGAAGAATCGGCCGATGGCTACGCGAAGGAAATGGACCAGGAGCAGGCTGCGGCCGCAGAAAAGCTGTACACCGAACAGGCAGCGTGGGCAGATATCGTGATTACGACGGCGGCCATCCCCGGCAGGCGATCGCCTGTGTTGCTGACTGCCGAAGCGGTGGCCGGAATGAAACCGGGCTCTGTGATCGTCGATATGGGGGCGGCCAATGGTGGAAACGTGGTCGGTTCGCGTCCAGACGAAGTGGTAGTCACGGATAACGGTGTGGTTATCATCGGCTACAGCGAGCTTGCCGCACGCCTACCTGGTCAAGCCTCTCAGCTCTATGGCCAAAATATTTTTAACTTCTTCAAGCTTGCAACTCCAGATAAAGACGGCGTACTCCATCTCGATCTTGACGACGAGATCGTGCGATCGATGCTCGTTACCCTCGACGAACGCGTCATGTACCCGCCGCCACCTGTCAAGGTCTCGGCAGCACCCGCACCGGTTCCGGCGTCAAGCGAAGAGGTGACGAGCGCGGAGGCGAAGGAGAAATCCTGGATTGCCAAGCATTGGTGGAAGATTGCAGCCGGTGCAGTGTTCACCTGGCTCATCTTGACCGCGCCCGCCGGTTCGACCACTCACTTCCTGGTCTTTGCCCTCGCAGTGGTGATTGGCTTTTACGTCATCACGTCTGTGACGCACGCGCTTCACACGCCGCTCATGTCCGTGACTAATGCGATTTCCGGCATCATCGTGGTCGGTGCGCTCATGCAGGTAAGCGCGAGCAGCGTCGTCGTACAGATTCTGTCATTCATCGCCATTGCCGTGGCCTCCATCAACATTTTTGGTGGATTCCTCGTCACCGAGCGCATGCTCAAGATGTTCCATAGGAGTTAATGGTGGCGCAGTACGTCAATATTCTTCAATCGTGGCAGTTTAGTTTCCAGTCTCTGGCATATGTGGTCGCTGCTTTGCTGTTCATCCTCGCCCTTGCAGGCCTGTCCCGGCAGACGACAGCGCAACGCGGCAACCGCGTCGGTATGCTGGGCATGGTTCTCGTGCTCGTGGCGATTGTCCTCTTCGTCGTCTCATTCGCAGGTGAACAGCAGATTCTCACCACGGTGCTCATTATCGTGGCACTGGCCATCGGTGCTGGCGTGGGTATACCCCTTGCCCGCCGAGTAGAGATGACTGGCATGCCTGAGCTCATCGCTATGCTCCACTCATTCGTGGGTCTTGCAGCCGTGCTGGTCGGTTACAATTCTTTCCTCCTGGTTCCGGGGTCTGACTCGGCGGAGAATGCCTTCCACATGGGAGAGGTAGGCCTGGCCGTGTTCATCGGAGCAGTGACCTTCACGGGCTCGATCATTGCCTTCCTCAAATTGTCTGGGCGGATGTCCGGCCGCCCGCTAACGCTTCCCATGCGCAATTGGCTCAATCTGGCAGCGATCGTCGTTTCGTTCCTTTTGATCGTCTGGTTTGCTTACACGCGTAGCATCGTTGCAGGTCTCATCCCGCTCATGCTACTCACTGTAGTTGCGCTCGCCCTCGGCCTGCACCTTGTGGCGGCGATCGGTGGGGGCGACATGCCTGTTGTGGTCTCCATGCTCAATTCCTACTCGGGTTGGGCAGCCGCGATGGCCGGCTTCACGCTGGGTAATGACCTGCTGATCATCGTGGGAGCCTTGGTGGGTTCCTCCGGTGCTTATCTGTCATACATCATGTGTGAGGCAATGAACCGCTCCTTTGTCTCGGTGATTCTTGGCGGATTTGGTTCTGATGGGGCAGTGGCTGAGGCACGAGACTACGGCGCACACCGCGAGATTTCAGCTTCCGAGGTCGCGGATATGTTGGTCGACGCCGATAAGGTCGTAATTGCTCCCGGCTACGGTATGGCGGTGGCTCAGGCACAGTATCCGGTCGCTGACCTCACTCGGCGCCTGCGTGAGCGCGGCGTTGAGGTGACATTTGCGATTCATCCGGTTGCTGGCCGTCTGCCGGGGCACATGAACGTGCTCCTCGCCGAAGCGAACGTTCCCTATGACATCGTCTATGAGATGGACGAGGTCAATGACACGCTCGCTCAGGCCGACGTCGTCCTCGTCATCGGCGCAAACGATACAGTCAATCCGTCTGCACAAGAGCCAGGTTCACCGATTGCCGGTATGCCCGTTATCAGGGTGTGGGAGGCAAAGAACGTTGTTGTCTTCAAACGCTCCATGGGGAATGCAGGGTACGCCGGTGTTCAGAACCCGCTCTTCTTCAACGACAATACGCAGATGCTCCTCGGGGACGCGAAAGACTCAGTTGAACACATCAATGCCGCACTCAAGGTTCTCCAGTGATGGTGCACCACCAGCGCTGGGGATGCACGGAACGCTGATGTGTTTCACCGCAACCGACATCGACTAACGCCCCTGGGAAGACGGACTCACTACCCGAGGCCGGCTCCGCCCGCCGACGCCGTACCCGGCATAGAACATGAATATGGGCTCTACCAGGCTCGTATTTGAATCGGTGGCTGGTATGTTCAAAAGAACTGTCGGCGGGTGGGCTAAATTCTCACAAGAACTGTCGGGAGGCGGGTTAAACGAGGCCCGCCTCTGAGTCCGCCTCAATCCCCGCGGCTCAAGAACCCCCGAATTCTTGCGCCCGACAACAGTGACCTCATACTGACTCGCAACAAGGCTGGCACACAGGGCGAGCATTTTAATAGGGCATCGGACGCCCTACCAGCGCCGGTGGGACTACCGACTCACGAGGGATAATACAAAAGGGAGCGGATCTCGGTTTTGAGATCCGCTCCCTTTCACCTGTGGAGTCGTTAATTCAACCCCACTCGTTAGCTAATTTAGCCTTCGATCTTCGCAACGAGCTTGGCAAGCTTCGACTTGCGGTTAGCTGCCTGGTTGCGGTGGATAACGCCCTTCGACACAGCCTTGTCGAGCTTGCGCGATGCAACGCGCAGAGCGGTCTCGGCCTCTTCAGCCTGGCCAGCCTCGGCGGCTTCGCGGACCTTACGAACCAAAGTACGAACTTCGGACTTGACGGCCTTGTTGCGAAGACGACGCTTCTCGTTGGTCTTGTTGCGCTTGATCTGGGACTTGATGTTTGCCACTGATAAACTCTTTCGTTGTGAATGGTGGCCCCTTGCGGGCCGCGGGTCGGTTGAGGGCTTGTCATCTTCGGACTGAGGCGTGGGGCGCCCGTGGAGAGAAGGATGACCGGACCTTTCACCCGACCAGGTTCAAAGTCCAATTGATTACTTTAGCAAAACGCTCGGCACCGCAAAAGCGAGACCGATGCAGGTTGAGGTGCATCTGCTCACGTTTACGATGCCGAGCGGTGTTGAGAGCCTCTTAGGCGTTTACTTCTCGCCCTTGAGCTTGTCGATTGTGTCGTTGACGAATCCCTTGGCCTTCTCGACGGCGTCGCTGGCAGTCTTCTTGACGTCAGCTGAGAATTGATCCTTCTTGCCGTCAAGCTCGAGATCCTCGTTGTCTGTGGCCTTGCCGACGGCCTCTTTGGCCTTGCCGCCAAGATCTTCAGCGTCGTGCTTAATGTTATCGAAGCTCATGGTTACTCCTCTGTTCGGTGTGAAGCATGTGGCTTCCTTACACAACTGACGATAGCGGACCAACCTTGGAAAAACCTGGAATTAGCCGTGGAAGTCCTTGAGTGCGCGCACGACGTCGTCGTAGCGGGCTCGATCGAGTGTGGCGCCTTCGCGGCGAACCTGGCCGACGTGAGCGACGAGGAGGCGGTCGAGGCGCACCTCTGATTCGCGCCCGCGCGAATCCCACGCGCCGCTGCCAATGTCGAACCAGGCTCGGCCTTGGCTGGACTCGTAATCCACGTACTGGTCGTGGTCTTTGCTCGACATTTGGGCGAAGATGACGTGTTCGCCGATGTTGGCGAGCACTAGAACTGGGCGGTCTTTCCCGCGCCCATCGTTTTCATCAAAGGGTACCCAAGCCCAGACGACCTCGCCCGGATCAGGGTAACCATTGCGTGAAGGGTGATATTCAACGGCGGGCAAGCCCAACCTGGAAATAGGCCATTCGATTGCCTGGTCGTGTGGGCCGGGAAGACCGGATGGCCGTCGTTGTGCGCGCCTGGTGCCGGCGCTGCTTGCTGCCCGCTGTGCTGACTTGCCGCGCACTGATTTACGTGACCGTGCCAGTTCGTCGCTTGCTTTCCGCGCCAGCGAGCGCCCCACCGACTTAGCAATGGAGGCGAGGGTGTCCATGAATGACATGATT from Trueperella pyogenes includes these protein-coding regions:
- the rpsT gene encoding 30S ribosomal protein S20 — translated: MANIKSQIKRNKTNEKRRLRNKAVKSEVRTLVRKVREAAEAGQAEEAETALRVASRKLDKAVSKGVIHRNQAANRKSKLAKLVAKIEG
- the holA gene encoding DNA polymerase III subunit delta — encoded protein: MADLNLAPLVFIASAEPVLGDRAVASVRRQLRQIDPNTDIVELDASTYRSGELHVLLTPSLFGEPRAVIVPNLEQLNAVFQEEILVYIQAPETSSVMVLRHNGGQRGKKVIDALKKARVPSYTFEKVKYPNDKAKVVMQDVREAGRKMTSDAVGALVAALGSDLRELLAAVNQLMADVDGTITEEDVHTYFAGRVEATTFNVADAVVAGRSGKAVELARHAIATGNSPVAIVAAIAMKLRAMAQVLGARSTKGRPVPKLNEWQANRAKQDLRGWSGRTLARAIQITASADAEVKGLSRDAEYALERAIVGICELRGK
- the pntB gene encoding Re/Si-specific NAD(P)(+) transhydrogenase subunit beta, translating into MVAQYVNILQSWQFSFQSLAYVVAALLFILALAGLSRQTTAQRGNRVGMLGMVLVLVAIVLFVVSFAGEQQILTTVLIIVALAIGAGVGIPLARRVEMTGMPELIAMLHSFVGLAAVLVGYNSFLLVPGSDSAENAFHMGEVGLAVFIGAVTFTGSIIAFLKLSGRMSGRPLTLPMRNWLNLAAIVVSFLLIVWFAYTRSIVAGLIPLMLLTVVALALGLHLVAAIGGGDMPVVVSMLNSYSGWAAAMAGFTLGNDLLIIVGALVGSSGAYLSYIMCEAMNRSFVSVILGGFGSDGAVAEARDYGAHREISASEVADMLVDADKVVIAPGYGMAVAQAQYPVADLTRRLRERGVEVTFAIHPVAGRLPGHMNVLLAEANVPYDIVYEMDEVNDTLAQADVVLVIGANDTVNPSAQEPGSPIAGMPVIRVWEAKNVVVFKRSMGNAGYAGVQNPLFFNDNTQMLLGDAKDSVEHINAALKVLQ
- a CDS encoding CsbD family protein, whose amino-acid sequence is MSFDNIKHDAEDLGGKAKEAVGKATDNEDLELDGKKDQFSADVKKTASDAVEKAKGFVNDTIDKLKGEK
- a CDS encoding type II toxin-antitoxin system PemK/MazF family toxin translates to MSFMDTLASIAKSVGRSLARKASDELARSRKSVRGKSAQRAASSAGTRRAQRRPSGLPGPHDQAIEWPISRLGLPAVEYHPSRNGYPDPGEVVWAWVPFDENDGRGKDRPVLVLANIGEHVIFAQMSSKDHDQYVDYESSQGRAWFDIGSGAWDSRGRESEVRLDRLLVAHVGQVRREGATLDRARYDDVVRALKDFHG
- a CDS encoding Re/Si-specific NAD(P)(+) transhydrogenase subunit alpha, with amino-acid sequence MRIGVPRESGGQTLVAATPDTVGKLSKLGYEVVVEHDAGSAASFPDSLYESAGARIVSKEEAWDADIVTALDAPALADLDLMRSGATLISRMAPGRNPDILQALSSRSITGLAMDMVPRISRAQSMDVLSSQANVAGYRAVIEAAHHFGRLFSGQVTAAGKVAPANVYVIGAGVAGLAAIGTANSMGAVVKATDVRPETAEQVESMGAGFVAIPVAAEESADGYAKEMDQEQAAAAEKLYTEQAAWADIVITTAAIPGRRSPVLLTAEAVAGMKPGSVIVDMGAANGGNVVGSRPDEVVVTDNGVVIIGYSELAARLPGQASQLYGQNIFNFFKLATPDKDGVLHLDLDDEIVRSMLVTLDERVMYPPPPVKVSAAPAPVPASSEEVTSAEAKEKSWIAKHWWKIAAGAVFTWLILTAPAGSTTHFLVFALAVVIGFYVITSVTHALHTPLMSVTNAISGIIVVGALMQVSASSVVVQILSFIAIAVASINIFGGFLVTERMLKMFHRS